One window of the Equus caballus isolate H_3958 breed thoroughbred chromosome 2, TB-T2T, whole genome shotgun sequence genome contains the following:
- the ACAP3 gene encoding arf-GAP with coiled-coil, ANK repeat and PH domain-containing protein 3 isoform X10, with the protein MTVEFEECIKDSPRFRATLDEVETDVVEIEAKLDKLVKLCSGMIEAGKAYVTTNRLFVSGVRDLSQQCQGDTVISECLQRFGDSLQEMVNYHMILFDQAQRSVRQQLHNFIKEDVRKFKETKKQFDKVREDMELSLVRNAQAPRHRPHEVEEATGALTLTRKCFRHLALDYVLQINVLQAKKKFEILDSMLTFMHAQHSFFQQGYSLLHQLDPYMKKLATELDQLVIDSAVEKREMERKHAAIQQRDFSYDEPKAEFDVDAPSGVVMEGYLFKRASNAFKTWNRRWFSIQNSQLVYQKKLKDVLTVVVDDLRLCSVKPCEDIERRFCFEVVSPTKSCMLQADSEKLRQAWVHAVQASIASAYRESPDSCYSERLDRTASPSTSSIDSATDSRERSVKGESVLQRVQNVAGNSQCSDCGQPDPRWASINLGVLLCIECSGIHRSLGVHCSKVRSLTLDSWEPELLKLMCELGNSTMNHIYEAQCEGLGSRKPTASSPRQDKEAWIKDKYVEKKFLRKPPSAPAREAPRRWRAQKCQRHHSSPRAPTARRKIRLEPILPSVAALSSAGTVERRFRRDSLFCPDELDSLFSYFDAGAAAAGPRSLSSDSGLGGSSDGSSDVLAFGAGSVVDSVTEEEGAESEESSGEADGESEAWGLADVRELHPGLLAHRAARTRDLPALAAALAHGAEVNWADSEDEGKTPLVQAVLGGSLIVCEFLLQNGADVNQRDSRGRAPLHHATLLGRTGQVCLFLKRGADQHALDHEQQDPLSIAVQEANADIVTLLRLARMAEEMREAEAPPGQPGPLAGSSPTELQYRRCIQEFISLHLEES; encoded by the exons ATGACGGTGGAGTTCGAGGAGTGCATCAAGGACTCGCCGCGCTTCAG GGCGACTCTCGACGAGGTGGAAACAGATGTGGTTGAGATCGAGGCCAAGTTGGACAAG CTGGTCAAGCTGTGCAGCGGCATGATCGAGGCCGGCAAGGCCTATGTCACAACCAACAGGCTCTTCGTGAGCGGCGTCCGTGACCTGTCCCAGCAGTGCCAGGGTGACACCGTCATCTCG GAATGTCTGCAGAGGTTTGGAGACAGCCTGCAGGAGATGGTCAACTACCACATG ATCCTGTTTGACCAGGCCCAGAGGTCCGTTCGGCAGCAGCTCCACAATTTCATCAAAGA GGATGTGCGGAAGTTCAAGGAGACTAAGAAGCAGTTTGACAAAGTGCGAGAGGACATGGAGCTGTCCCTGGTGAGGAATGCCCAGGCCCCGCGGCACCGGCCCCATGAGGTGGAGGAGGCCACGGGCGCCCTGACCCTCACCCGGAAGTGCTTCCGCCACCTGGCACTGGACTACGTGCTCCAG ATCAACGTCCTCCAGGCCAAGAAGAAGTTTGAGATCTTGGATTCT ATGCTGACCTTCATGCATGCCCAGCACAGCTTTTTCCAGCAGGGCTACAGCCTGCTGCACCAGCTGGACCCCTACATGAAGAAGCTGGCTACCGAG CTGGACCAGTTGGTGATTGACTCAGCAGTGGAAAAGCGTGAGATGGAACGCAAGCATGCCGCCATACAGCAGCGG GACTTCTCCTATGATGAGCCCAAAGCAGAGTTTGATGTGGACGCGCCCAGTGGTGTGGTGATGGAAGGCTACCTCTTCAAGAGGGCCAGCAACGCCTTCAAGACGTGGAACCG GCGCTGGTTCTCCATCCAGAACAGCCAGCTGGTCTACCAGAAGAAGCTCAAG GATGTGTTGACCGTGGTGGTGGATGACCTCCGCCTGTGCTCCGTGAAGCCATGTGAGGACATTGAGCGGAGGTTCTGCTTTGAGGTCGTGTCACCCACCAA GAGCTGCATGCTGCAGGCTGACTCCGAGAAGCTGCGGCAGGCCTGGGTCCACGCCGTGCAGGCCAGCATCGCCTCAGCCTACCGGGAGAGCCCAGACAGCTGCTACAGTGAG AGGCTGGACCGCACGGCATCCCCATCCACGAGCAGCATTGACTCAGCCACGGACTCCCGGGAGCGCAGCGTCAAGGGCGAGAGCGTGCTGCAGCGTGTGCAGAATGTGGCTGGCAACAGCCAGTGCAGCGACTGCGGCCAGCCAGACCCCCGCTGGGCCAGCATCAATCTGGGGGTGCTGCTCTGCATCGAGTGCTCAGGCATCCACAG GAGCTTAGGTGTCCACTGCTCCAAGGTGCGGTCCCTGACTTTGGACTCATGGGAGCCAGAGCTGCTGAAG CTGATGTGCGAACTTGGAAACAGCACCATGAACCACATCTATGAGGCCCAGTGCGAGGGGCTGGGCAGCAGGAAGCCCACGGCCAGCAGCCCCAG ACAGGACAAGGAGGCCTGGATCAAGGACAAATATGTCGAAAAGAAGTTTCTGCGGAAGCCACCCTCAGCACCAGCCCGGGAGGCCCCCCGGCGCTGGCGGGCGCAGAAGTGCCAGCGCCACCACAGCTCTCCCCGCGCCCCCACTGCCCGCCGCAAGATCCGGCTGGAGCCTATCTTGCCCTCCGTGGCTGCTCTGTCCTCAG caGGCACTGTGGAGCGCAGGTTCCGCagggattccctcttctgcccgGATGAGCTGGACTCCCTCTTCTCCTACTTTGATGCAGGGGCTGCGGCGGCCGGTCCACGCA GTCTGAGCAGCGACAGCGGCTTAGGGGGCAGCTCGGACGGCAGCTCAGACGTCCTGGCCTTCGGCGCGGGCTCTGTGGTGGACAGTGTCACTGAGGAGG AGGGTGCAGAGTCAGAAGAGTCCAGCGGTGAGGCAGACGGGGAGTCCGAGGCCTGGGGCCTGGCAGATGTGCGCGAGCTGCACCCTGGGCTCCTAGCACACCGCGCAGCGCGCACACGTGACCTGCCCGCGCTGGCCGCGGCACTGGCCCACGGGGCCGAGGTCAACTGGGCCGACTCGGAGGACGAGGGCAAGACGCCGTTGGTGCAAGCCGTACTAGGG GGCTCCCTGATCGTCTGTGAATTCCTCCTGCAAAATGGAGCGGACGTGAACCAAAGAGACAGCCGGGGCCGGGCGCCCCTGCACCATGCCACGCTCCTGGGCCGCACCGG CCAGGTCTGCCTGTTCCTGAAGCGTGGGGCCGACCAGCATGCCTTGGACCATGAACAGCAGGACCCACTGAGTATCGCGGTCCAGGAGGCGAATGCGGACATCGTCACACT GCTGCGTCTGGCGCGCATGGCTGAGGAGATGCGTGAGGCCGAGGCGCCCCCGGGCCAGCCAGGCCCCCTGGCGGGCAGCAGCCCCACAGAACTCCAGTATCGCAGGTGCATCCAGGAGTTCATCAGCCTCCATCTGGAGGAGAGCTAG
- the ACAP3 gene encoding arf-GAP with coiled-coil, ANK repeat and PH domain-containing protein 3 isoform X6, translating to MTVEFEECIKDSPRFRATLDEVETDVVEIEAKLDKLVKLCSGMIEAGKAYVTTNRLFVSGVRDLSQQCQGDTVISECLQRFGDSLQEMVNYHMVSPDRGGGLSKGTSIQLPHRCHPIPGSAPTGSPQAPPSLECSRWAGSEGAELAGGYGRRPRFCSLVCGGGAITEVFCCVQILFDQAQRSVRQQLHNFIKEDVRKFKETKKQFDKVREDMELSLVRNAQAPRHRPHEVEEATGALTLTRKCFRHLALDYVLQINVLQAKKKFEILDSMLTFMHAQHSFFQQGYSLLHQLDPYMKKLATELDQLVIDSAVEKREMERKHAAIQQRDFSYDEPKAEFDVDAPSGVVMEGYLFKRASNAFKTWNRRWFSIQNSQLVYQKKLKDVLTVVVDDLRLCSVKPCEDIERRFCFEVVSPTKSCMLQADSEKLRQAWVHAVQASIASAYRESPDSCYSERLDRTASPSTSSIDSATDSRERSVKGESVLQRVQNVAGNSQCSDCGQPDPRWASINLGVLLCIECSGIHRSLGVHCSKVRSLTLDSWEPELLKLMCELGNSTMNHIYEAQCEGLGSRKPTASSPRQDKEAWIKDKYVEKKFLRKPPSAPAREAPRRWRAQKCQRHHSSPRAPTARRKIRLEPILPSVAALSSAGTVERRFRRDSLFCPDELDSLFSYFDAGAAAAGPRSLSSDSGLGGSSDGSSDVLAFGAGSVVDSVTEEEGAESEESSGEADGESEAWGLADVRELHPGLLAHRAARTRDLPALAAALAHGAEVNWADSEDEGKTPLVQAVLGGSLIVCEFLLQNGADVNQRDSRGRAPLHHATLLGRTGQVCLFLKRGADQHALDHEQQDPLSIAVQEANADIVTLLRLARMAEEMREAEAPPGQPGPLAGSSPTELQYRRCIQEFISLHLEES from the exons ATGACGGTGGAGTTCGAGGAGTGCATCAAGGACTCGCCGCGCTTCAG GGCGACTCTCGACGAGGTGGAAACAGATGTGGTTGAGATCGAGGCCAAGTTGGACAAG CTGGTCAAGCTGTGCAGCGGCATGATCGAGGCCGGCAAGGCCTATGTCACAACCAACAGGCTCTTCGTGAGCGGCGTCCGTGACCTGTCCCAGCAGTGCCAGGGTGACACCGTCATCTCG GAATGTCTGCAGAGGTTTGGAGACAGCCTGCAGGAGATGGTCAACTACCACATGGTAAGCCCAGACCGGGGTGGAGGCCTGTCCAAGGGCACGTCCATCCAGCTTCCTCATCGCTGTCATCCCATCCCAGGCAGCGCCCCCACTGGCTCCCCGCAGGCCCCGCCCAGCCTGGAATGCTCTCGCTGGGCTGGCTCAGAGGGAGCTGAGCTGGCTGGCGGCTACGGGAGGAGGCCACGTTTCTGCTCCTTGGTCTGTGGGGGTGGGGCCATCACTGAGGTGTTCTGCTGTGTCCAG ATCCTGTTTGACCAGGCCCAGAGGTCCGTTCGGCAGCAGCTCCACAATTTCATCAAAGA GGATGTGCGGAAGTTCAAGGAGACTAAGAAGCAGTTTGACAAAGTGCGAGAGGACATGGAGCTGTCCCTGGTGAGGAATGCCCAGGCCCCGCGGCACCGGCCCCATGAGGTGGAGGAGGCCACGGGCGCCCTGACCCTCACCCGGAAGTGCTTCCGCCACCTGGCACTGGACTACGTGCTCCAG ATCAACGTCCTCCAGGCCAAGAAGAAGTTTGAGATCTTGGATTCT ATGCTGACCTTCATGCATGCCCAGCACAGCTTTTTCCAGCAGGGCTACAGCCTGCTGCACCAGCTGGACCCCTACATGAAGAAGCTGGCTACCGAG CTGGACCAGTTGGTGATTGACTCAGCAGTGGAAAAGCGTGAGATGGAACGCAAGCATGCCGCCATACAGCAGCGG GACTTCTCCTATGATGAGCCCAAAGCAGAGTTTGATGTGGACGCGCCCAGTGGTGTGGTGATGGAAGGCTACCTCTTCAAGAGGGCCAGCAACGCCTTCAAGACGTGGAACCG GCGCTGGTTCTCCATCCAGAACAGCCAGCTGGTCTACCAGAAGAAGCTCAAG GATGTGTTGACCGTGGTGGTGGATGACCTCCGCCTGTGCTCCGTGAAGCCATGTGAGGACATTGAGCGGAGGTTCTGCTTTGAGGTCGTGTCACCCACCAA GAGCTGCATGCTGCAGGCTGACTCCGAGAAGCTGCGGCAGGCCTGGGTCCACGCCGTGCAGGCCAGCATCGCCTCAGCCTACCGGGAGAGCCCAGACAGCTGCTACAGTGAG AGGCTGGACCGCACGGCATCCCCATCCACGAGCAGCATTGACTCAGCCACGGACTCCCGGGAGCGCAGCGTCAAGGGCGAGAGCGTGCTGCAGCGTGTGCAGAATGTGGCTGGCAACAGCCAGTGCAGCGACTGCGGCCAGCCAGACCCCCGCTGGGCCAGCATCAATCTGGGGGTGCTGCTCTGCATCGAGTGCTCAGGCATCCACAG GAGCTTAGGTGTCCACTGCTCCAAGGTGCGGTCCCTGACTTTGGACTCATGGGAGCCAGAGCTGCTGAAG CTGATGTGCGAACTTGGAAACAGCACCATGAACCACATCTATGAGGCCCAGTGCGAGGGGCTGGGCAGCAGGAAGCCCACGGCCAGCAGCCCCAG ACAGGACAAGGAGGCCTGGATCAAGGACAAATATGTCGAAAAGAAGTTTCTGCGGAAGCCACCCTCAGCACCAGCCCGGGAGGCCCCCCGGCGCTGGCGGGCGCAGAAGTGCCAGCGCCACCACAGCTCTCCCCGCGCCCCCACTGCCCGCCGCAAGATCCGGCTGGAGCCTATCTTGCCCTCCGTGGCTGCTCTGTCCTCAG caGGCACTGTGGAGCGCAGGTTCCGCagggattccctcttctgcccgGATGAGCTGGACTCCCTCTTCTCCTACTTTGATGCAGGGGCTGCGGCGGCCGGTCCACGCA GTCTGAGCAGCGACAGCGGCTTAGGGGGCAGCTCGGACGGCAGCTCAGACGTCCTGGCCTTCGGCGCGGGCTCTGTGGTGGACAGTGTCACTGAGGAGG AGGGTGCAGAGTCAGAAGAGTCCAGCGGTGAGGCAGACGGGGAGTCCGAGGCCTGGGGCCTGGCAGATGTGCGCGAGCTGCACCCTGGGCTCCTAGCACACCGCGCAGCGCGCACACGTGACCTGCCCGCGCTGGCCGCGGCACTGGCCCACGGGGCCGAGGTCAACTGGGCCGACTCGGAGGACGAGGGCAAGACGCCGTTGGTGCAAGCCGTACTAGGG GGCTCCCTGATCGTCTGTGAATTCCTCCTGCAAAATGGAGCGGACGTGAACCAAAGAGACAGCCGGGGCCGGGCGCCCCTGCACCATGCCACGCTCCTGGGCCGCACCGG CCAGGTCTGCCTGTTCCTGAAGCGTGGGGCCGACCAGCATGCCTTGGACCATGAACAGCAGGACCCACTGAGTATCGCGGTCCAGGAGGCGAATGCGGACATCGTCACACT GCTGCGTCTGGCGCGCATGGCTGAGGAGATGCGTGAGGCCGAGGCGCCCCCGGGCCAGCCAGGCCCCCTGGCGGGCAGCAGCCCCACAGAACTCCAGTATCGCAGGTGCATCCAGGAGTTCATCAGCCTCCATCTGGAGGAGAGCTAG
- the ACAP3 gene encoding arf-GAP with coiled-coil, ANK repeat and PH domain-containing protein 3 isoform X2 codes for MSWALAACSPPGLSSFTSLLCLWRPQWEWRLPGLCVPPPAGRGCPGKCQPGLGWKLRRFTQTLDHRGHPGATLDEVETDVVEIEAKLDKLVKLCSGMIEAGKAYVTTNRLFVSGVRDLSQQCQGDTVISECLQRFGDSLQEMVNYHMVSPDRGGGLSKGTSIQLPHRCHPIPGSAPTGSPQAPPSLECSRWAGSEGAELAGGYGRRPRFCSLVCGGGAITEVFCCVQILFDQAQRSVRQQLHNFIKEDVRKFKETKKQFDKVREDMELSLVRNAQAPRHRPHEVEEATGALTLTRKCFRHLALDYVLQINVLQAKKKFEILDSMLTFMHAQHSFFQQGYSLLHQLDPYMKKLATELDQLVIDSAVEKREMERKHAAIQQRDFSYDEPKAEFDVDAPSGVVMEGYLFKRASNAFKTWNRRWFSIQNSQLVYQKKLKDVLTVVVDDLRLCSVKPCEDIERRFCFEVVSPTKSCMLQADSEKLRQAWVHAVQASIASAYRESPDSCYSERLDRTASPSTSSIDSATDSRERSVKGESVLQRVQNVAGNSQCSDCGQPDPRWASINLGVLLCIECSGIHRSLGVHCSKVRSLTLDSWEPELLKLMCELGNSTMNHIYEAQCEGLGSRKPTASSPRQDKEAWIKDKYVEKKFLRKPPSAPAREAPRRWRAQKCQRHHSSPRAPTARRKIRLEPILPSVAALSSAGTVERRFRRDSLFCPDELDSLFSYFDAGAAAAGPRSLSSDSGLGGSSDGSSDVLAFGAGSVVDSVTEEEGAESEESSGEADGESEAWGLADVRELHPGLLAHRAARTRDLPALAAALAHGAEVNWADSEDEGKTPLVQAVLGGSLIVCEFLLQNGADVNQRDSRGRAPLHHATLLGRTGQVCLFLKRGADQHALDHEQQDPLSIAVQEANADIVTLLRLARMAEEMREAEAPPGQPGPLAGSSPTELQYRRSTWPRVGA; via the exons ATGTCGTGGGCGCTGGCAGCCTGCTCTCCTCCCGGCCTTTCCTCCTTCACCAGCCTGCTTTGCCTGTGGCGCCCGCAGTGGGAGTGGCGGCTGCCTGGGCTTTGCGTGCCTCCTCCggcagggaggggctgcccaGGAAAGTGCCAGCCCGGCCTGGGGTGGAAGCTGAGGAGATTCACTCAGACCCTGGATCACAGAGGCCACCCTGG GGCGACTCTCGACGAGGTGGAAACAGATGTGGTTGAGATCGAGGCCAAGTTGGACAAG CTGGTCAAGCTGTGCAGCGGCATGATCGAGGCCGGCAAGGCCTATGTCACAACCAACAGGCTCTTCGTGAGCGGCGTCCGTGACCTGTCCCAGCAGTGCCAGGGTGACACCGTCATCTCG GAATGTCTGCAGAGGTTTGGAGACAGCCTGCAGGAGATGGTCAACTACCACATGGTAAGCCCAGACCGGGGTGGAGGCCTGTCCAAGGGCACGTCCATCCAGCTTCCTCATCGCTGTCATCCCATCCCAGGCAGCGCCCCCACTGGCTCCCCGCAGGCCCCGCCCAGCCTGGAATGCTCTCGCTGGGCTGGCTCAGAGGGAGCTGAGCTGGCTGGCGGCTACGGGAGGAGGCCACGTTTCTGCTCCTTGGTCTGTGGGGGTGGGGCCATCACTGAGGTGTTCTGCTGTGTCCAG ATCCTGTTTGACCAGGCCCAGAGGTCCGTTCGGCAGCAGCTCCACAATTTCATCAAAGA GGATGTGCGGAAGTTCAAGGAGACTAAGAAGCAGTTTGACAAAGTGCGAGAGGACATGGAGCTGTCCCTGGTGAGGAATGCCCAGGCCCCGCGGCACCGGCCCCATGAGGTGGAGGAGGCCACGGGCGCCCTGACCCTCACCCGGAAGTGCTTCCGCCACCTGGCACTGGACTACGTGCTCCAG ATCAACGTCCTCCAGGCCAAGAAGAAGTTTGAGATCTTGGATTCT ATGCTGACCTTCATGCATGCCCAGCACAGCTTTTTCCAGCAGGGCTACAGCCTGCTGCACCAGCTGGACCCCTACATGAAGAAGCTGGCTACCGAG CTGGACCAGTTGGTGATTGACTCAGCAGTGGAAAAGCGTGAGATGGAACGCAAGCATGCCGCCATACAGCAGCGG GACTTCTCCTATGATGAGCCCAAAGCAGAGTTTGATGTGGACGCGCCCAGTGGTGTGGTGATGGAAGGCTACCTCTTCAAGAGGGCCAGCAACGCCTTCAAGACGTGGAACCG GCGCTGGTTCTCCATCCAGAACAGCCAGCTGGTCTACCAGAAGAAGCTCAAG GATGTGTTGACCGTGGTGGTGGATGACCTCCGCCTGTGCTCCGTGAAGCCATGTGAGGACATTGAGCGGAGGTTCTGCTTTGAGGTCGTGTCACCCACCAA GAGCTGCATGCTGCAGGCTGACTCCGAGAAGCTGCGGCAGGCCTGGGTCCACGCCGTGCAGGCCAGCATCGCCTCAGCCTACCGGGAGAGCCCAGACAGCTGCTACAGTGAG AGGCTGGACCGCACGGCATCCCCATCCACGAGCAGCATTGACTCAGCCACGGACTCCCGGGAGCGCAGCGTCAAGGGCGAGAGCGTGCTGCAGCGTGTGCAGAATGTGGCTGGCAACAGCCAGTGCAGCGACTGCGGCCAGCCAGACCCCCGCTGGGCCAGCATCAATCTGGGGGTGCTGCTCTGCATCGAGTGCTCAGGCATCCACAG GAGCTTAGGTGTCCACTGCTCCAAGGTGCGGTCCCTGACTTTGGACTCATGGGAGCCAGAGCTGCTGAAG CTGATGTGCGAACTTGGAAACAGCACCATGAACCACATCTATGAGGCCCAGTGCGAGGGGCTGGGCAGCAGGAAGCCCACGGCCAGCAGCCCCAG ACAGGACAAGGAGGCCTGGATCAAGGACAAATATGTCGAAAAGAAGTTTCTGCGGAAGCCACCCTCAGCACCAGCCCGGGAGGCCCCCCGGCGCTGGCGGGCGCAGAAGTGCCAGCGCCACCACAGCTCTCCCCGCGCCCCCACTGCCCGCCGCAAGATCCGGCTGGAGCCTATCTTGCCCTCCGTGGCTGCTCTGTCCTCAG caGGCACTGTGGAGCGCAGGTTCCGCagggattccctcttctgcccgGATGAGCTGGACTCCCTCTTCTCCTACTTTGATGCAGGGGCTGCGGCGGCCGGTCCACGCA GTCTGAGCAGCGACAGCGGCTTAGGGGGCAGCTCGGACGGCAGCTCAGACGTCCTGGCCTTCGGCGCGGGCTCTGTGGTGGACAGTGTCACTGAGGAGG AGGGTGCAGAGTCAGAAGAGTCCAGCGGTGAGGCAGACGGGGAGTCCGAGGCCTGGGGCCTGGCAGATGTGCGCGAGCTGCACCCTGGGCTCCTAGCACACCGCGCAGCGCGCACACGTGACCTGCCCGCGCTGGCCGCGGCACTGGCCCACGGGGCCGAGGTCAACTGGGCCGACTCGGAGGACGAGGGCAAGACGCCGTTGGTGCAAGCCGTACTAGGG GGCTCCCTGATCGTCTGTGAATTCCTCCTGCAAAATGGAGCGGACGTGAACCAAAGAGACAGCCGGGGCCGGGCGCCCCTGCACCATGCCACGCTCCTGGGCCGCACCGG CCAGGTCTGCCTGTTCCTGAAGCGTGGGGCCGACCAGCATGCCTTGGACCATGAACAGCAGGACCCACTGAGTATCGCGGTCCAGGAGGCGAATGCGGACATCGTCACACT GCTGCGTCTGGCGCGCATGGCTGAGGAGATGCGTGAGGCCGAGGCGCCCCCGGGCCAGCCAGGCCCCCTGGCGGGCAGCAGCCCCACAGAACTCCAGTATCGCAG aAGTACGTGGCCCAGAGTCGGTGCATAA
- the ACAP3 gene encoding arf-GAP with coiled-coil, ANK repeat and PH domain-containing protein 3 isoform X7, which translates to MSWALAACSPPGLSSFTSLLCLWRPQWEWRLPGLCVPPPAGRGCPGKCQPGLGWKLRRFTQTLDHRGHPGATLDEVETDVVEIEAKLDKLVKLCSGMIEAGKAYVTTNRLFVSGVRDLSQQCQGDTVISECLQRFGDSLQEMVNYHMVSPDRGGGLSKGTSIQLPHRCHPIPGSAPTGSPQAPPSLECSRWAGSEGAELAGGYGRRPRFCSLVCGGGAITEVFCCVQILFDQAQRSVRQQLHNFIKEDVRKFKETKKQFDKVREDMELSLVRNAQAPRHRPHEVEEATGALTLTRKCFRHLALDYVLQINVLQAKKKFEILDSMLTFMHAQHSFFQQGYSLLHQLDPYMKKLATELDQLVIDSAVEKREMERKHAAIQQRDFSYDEPKAEFDVDAPSGVVMEGYLFKRASNAFKTWNRRWFSIQNSQLVYQKKLKDVLTVVVDDLRLCSVKPCEDIERRFCFEVVSPTKSCMLQADSEKLRQAWVHAVQASIASAYRESPDSCYSERLDRTASPSTSSIDSATDSRERSVKGESVLQRVQNVAGNSQCSDCGQPDPRWASINLGVLLCIECSGIHRSLGVHCSKVRSLTLDSWEPELLKLMCELGNSTMNHIYEAQCEGLGSRKPTASSPRQDKEAWIKDKYVEKKFLRKPPSAPAREAPRRWRAQKCQRHHSSPRAPTARRKIRLEPILPSVAALSSAGTVERRFRRDSLFCPDELDSLFSYFDAGAAAAGPRKGAESEESSGEADGESEAWGLADVRELHPGLLAHRAARTRDLPALAAALAHGAEVNWADSEDEGKTPLVQAVLGGSLIVCEFLLQNGADVNQRDSRGRAPLHHATLLGRTGQVCLFLKRGADQHALDHEQQDPLSIAVQEANADIVTLSTWPRVGA; encoded by the exons ATGTCGTGGGCGCTGGCAGCCTGCTCTCCTCCCGGCCTTTCCTCCTTCACCAGCCTGCTTTGCCTGTGGCGCCCGCAGTGGGAGTGGCGGCTGCCTGGGCTTTGCGTGCCTCCTCCggcagggaggggctgcccaGGAAAGTGCCAGCCCGGCCTGGGGTGGAAGCTGAGGAGATTCACTCAGACCCTGGATCACAGAGGCCACCCTGG GGCGACTCTCGACGAGGTGGAAACAGATGTGGTTGAGATCGAGGCCAAGTTGGACAAG CTGGTCAAGCTGTGCAGCGGCATGATCGAGGCCGGCAAGGCCTATGTCACAACCAACAGGCTCTTCGTGAGCGGCGTCCGTGACCTGTCCCAGCAGTGCCAGGGTGACACCGTCATCTCG GAATGTCTGCAGAGGTTTGGAGACAGCCTGCAGGAGATGGTCAACTACCACATGGTAAGCCCAGACCGGGGTGGAGGCCTGTCCAAGGGCACGTCCATCCAGCTTCCTCATCGCTGTCATCCCATCCCAGGCAGCGCCCCCACTGGCTCCCCGCAGGCCCCGCCCAGCCTGGAATGCTCTCGCTGGGCTGGCTCAGAGGGAGCTGAGCTGGCTGGCGGCTACGGGAGGAGGCCACGTTTCTGCTCCTTGGTCTGTGGGGGTGGGGCCATCACTGAGGTGTTCTGCTGTGTCCAG ATCCTGTTTGACCAGGCCCAGAGGTCCGTTCGGCAGCAGCTCCACAATTTCATCAAAGA GGATGTGCGGAAGTTCAAGGAGACTAAGAAGCAGTTTGACAAAGTGCGAGAGGACATGGAGCTGTCCCTGGTGAGGAATGCCCAGGCCCCGCGGCACCGGCCCCATGAGGTGGAGGAGGCCACGGGCGCCCTGACCCTCACCCGGAAGTGCTTCCGCCACCTGGCACTGGACTACGTGCTCCAG ATCAACGTCCTCCAGGCCAAGAAGAAGTTTGAGATCTTGGATTCT ATGCTGACCTTCATGCATGCCCAGCACAGCTTTTTCCAGCAGGGCTACAGCCTGCTGCACCAGCTGGACCCCTACATGAAGAAGCTGGCTACCGAG CTGGACCAGTTGGTGATTGACTCAGCAGTGGAAAAGCGTGAGATGGAACGCAAGCATGCCGCCATACAGCAGCGG GACTTCTCCTATGATGAGCCCAAAGCAGAGTTTGATGTGGACGCGCCCAGTGGTGTGGTGATGGAAGGCTACCTCTTCAAGAGGGCCAGCAACGCCTTCAAGACGTGGAACCG GCGCTGGTTCTCCATCCAGAACAGCCAGCTGGTCTACCAGAAGAAGCTCAAG GATGTGTTGACCGTGGTGGTGGATGACCTCCGCCTGTGCTCCGTGAAGCCATGTGAGGACATTGAGCGGAGGTTCTGCTTTGAGGTCGTGTCACCCACCAA GAGCTGCATGCTGCAGGCTGACTCCGAGAAGCTGCGGCAGGCCTGGGTCCACGCCGTGCAGGCCAGCATCGCCTCAGCCTACCGGGAGAGCCCAGACAGCTGCTACAGTGAG AGGCTGGACCGCACGGCATCCCCATCCACGAGCAGCATTGACTCAGCCACGGACTCCCGGGAGCGCAGCGTCAAGGGCGAGAGCGTGCTGCAGCGTGTGCAGAATGTGGCTGGCAACAGCCAGTGCAGCGACTGCGGCCAGCCAGACCCCCGCTGGGCCAGCATCAATCTGGGGGTGCTGCTCTGCATCGAGTGCTCAGGCATCCACAG GAGCTTAGGTGTCCACTGCTCCAAGGTGCGGTCCCTGACTTTGGACTCATGGGAGCCAGAGCTGCTGAAG CTGATGTGCGAACTTGGAAACAGCACCATGAACCACATCTATGAGGCCCAGTGCGAGGGGCTGGGCAGCAGGAAGCCCACGGCCAGCAGCCCCAG ACAGGACAAGGAGGCCTGGATCAAGGACAAATATGTCGAAAAGAAGTTTCTGCGGAAGCCACCCTCAGCACCAGCCCGGGAGGCCCCCCGGCGCTGGCGGGCGCAGAAGTGCCAGCGCCACCACAGCTCTCCCCGCGCCCCCACTGCCCGCCGCAAGATCCGGCTGGAGCCTATCTTGCCCTCCGTGGCTGCTCTGTCCTCAG caGGCACTGTGGAGCGCAGGTTCCGCagggattccctcttctgcccgGATGAGCTGGACTCCCTCTTCTCCTACTTTGATGCAGGGGCTGCGGCGGCCGGTCCACGCA AGGGTGCAGAGTCAGAAGAGTCCAGCGGTGAGGCAGACGGGGAGTCCGAGGCCTGGGGCCTGGCAGATGTGCGCGAGCTGCACCCTGGGCTCCTAGCACACCGCGCAGCGCGCACACGTGACCTGCCCGCGCTGGCCGCGGCACTGGCCCACGGGGCCGAGGTCAACTGGGCCGACTCGGAGGACGAGGGCAAGACGCCGTTGGTGCAAGCCGTACTAGGG GGCTCCCTGATCGTCTGTGAATTCCTCCTGCAAAATGGAGCGGACGTGAACCAAAGAGACAGCCGGGGCCGGGCGCCCCTGCACCATGCCACGCTCCTGGGCCGCACCGG CCAGGTCTGCCTGTTCCTGAAGCGTGGGGCCGACCAGCATGCCTTGGACCATGAACAGCAGGACCCACTGAGTATCGCGGTCCAGGAGGCGAATGCGGACATCGTCACACT aAGTACGTGGCCCAGAGTCGGTGCATAA